One window of the Pelobates fuscus isolate aPelFus1 chromosome 12, aPelFus1.pri, whole genome shotgun sequence genome contains the following:
- the TCF25 gene encoding ribosome quality control complex subunit TCF25 isoform X2 yields MSRRALRRLRGDQRGQEEPGGPLEAEEELLSPEPRSLRLLEERGVNNPFQLITDLDGDPPSDPDTGQVAHSKENAEEELEKDGKVAGTQEILPGKTKKKKKKKKGKKLANADGLPDAGIDDADELGDIDRILDHIENSNGFTYHNQISGVSDTRPLLYVEHRNLSAETELKKYFGSRAVMGDQRQRQRQRPHQRSTWLTSPKNTWPRYSKTGITMSLLETRRGVQYFTFEHQRDYQQVQFKFLDAVESMDPNNIVLLLQMNPYHVDSLLQLSDVCRQQEDQEMARDIIERALYSLECGFHPVFSLTSGTCRLDYCRPENRGFYLALFKHLYFLEKRGCPRTALEFCKLILSLDPENDPLCMLLLIDFLSLRSREYSFLIRMFDEWETHRNLSQLPNFAFSVPLALFHVGQLDDLSEEEKRTSTDRANSLIRQALIMFPGVLLPLLDSCGVQPDADVTNHKYFGEMVKSRQTAALTQLISLYIERSHSLWKEAAVISWLETNVHEVLHLLNSDNPFIQECEQRRKVRYQSAPRNILRHIILSEIKGVSIAMHLEVSTQPVLGFDPLPPVDSIVSYSRPERTSRAPNEGTLSLFFRSLLPNFNLQGEPNQDGEAAGAGRDLNRGVNQLMAAMRDMLANIQFQEPPREDNPDEEADAEWD; encoded by the exons ATGTCTCGCCGGGCCCTCCGGAGGCTGCGCGGGGACCAGAGAGGACAGGAAGAGCCAGGGGGGCccctggaggcagaggaagagctGCTGAGCCCAGAGCCTCGGAGTCTGAGATTACTGGAGGAGAGAGGTGTCAATAACCCCTTCCAGCTG ATTACAGATCTCGATGGGGACCCTCCAAGTGACCCAGATACTGGGCAGGTGGCTCACTCCAAAGAGAATGCGGAAGAAGAATTAGAAAAGGATGGCAAGGTCGCTGGCACACAG GAGATACTACCCGGCAAAAccaagaaaaagaagaagaaaaagaaagggaAGAAGCTTGCCAATGCAGACGGTCTG CCTGACGCAGGGATTGATGACGCGGATGAGCTTGGCGATATAGACCGCATATTGGACCACATAGAAAATTCCAATGGATTCACCTATCACAACCAGATTAGTGGCGTCTCGGACACGCGACCCTTGCTATATGTGGAGCACAG GAACCTGAGTGCAGAGACAGAGCTGAAGAAGTACTTTGGTTCCCGTGCGGTCATGGGAGATCAGAG GCAGCGGCAGAGGCAACGCCCACATCAGCGAAGCACCTGGCTGACCTCACCAAAGAACACGTGGCCAAGATACAGTAAGACAG GCATTACTATGAGCCTCCTGGAGACCCGGCGGGGAGTCCAGTATTTTACATTTGAACACCAGCGAGATTACCAGCAAGTGCAATTCAAATTCCTGGATGCTGTGGAGTCCATGGATCCCAATAACATTGTG CTGCTCCTGCAGATGAACCCATACCATGTGGATTCCCTGCTCCAGCTCAGCGATGTCTGCCGTCAACAGGAAGACCAGGAAATGGCTCGAGATATAATAG AGAGGGCACTGTACAGCCTGGAGTGTGGTTTTCATCCTGTGTTTAGTCTCACCAGTGGGACatgccgattggactactgccgACCAGAGAACAG AGGCTTTTACCTTGCACTTTTCAAGCACCTTTACTTCTTGGAGAAGAGAGGCTGTCCGCGAACGGCCCTTGAGTTCTGTAAACTCATCCTCAG ccttgatccagaaaacGACCCCCTCTGTATGCTGCTGCTTATTGATTTCCTGTCACTGCGAAGCCGCGAGTACAGTTTCCTAATCCGCATGTTTGATGAGTGGGAG ACTCATCGGAACTTATCTCAGCTCCCAAACTTTGCATTTTCTGTCCCCCTGGCCTTGTTCCATGTCGGCCAGCTGGACGACCTTTCTGAGGAAGAAAAGCGAACGTCCACCGATCGAGCAAACTCCCTCATTCGGCAAGCTCTGATAATGTTCCCAggag TTCTCTTGCCGCTTTTAGATTCCTGCGGAGTTCAGCCAGATGCCGATGTCACTAACCATAAGTATTTTGGTGAAATGGTAAAGTCAAG GCAGACGGCTGCCCTGACCCAGCTTATTTCTTTATACATCGAACGAAGTCATAGTCTTTGGAAGGAAGCTGCTGTAATTTCCTGGCTGGAGACAAACGTGCACGAGGTCCTCCATCTTCTGAACAGCGACAACCCCTTCATACAGGAGTGTGAACAAAG GAGGAAGGTGCGGTATCAGAGTGCACCCAGAAACATACTTCGTCATATCATCCTATCTGAGATCAAGGGGGTTAGCATAGCAATGCATCTG GAAGTGTCCACGCAGCCTGTGCTAGGATTTGATCCTCTTCCTCCTGTTGATTCCATTGTGTCCTACTCCAGGCCGGAAAG GACTAGCCGGGCGCCTAATGAAGGAACCTTATCACTTTTCTTCCGATCTCTTTTGCCAAACTTCAATCTGCAG GGGGAACCTAATCAGGACGGAGAAGCAGCAGGAGCTGGCAGGGATTTAAATCGAGGTGTTAATCAGCTTATGGCGGCCATGAGAGACATGCTGGCAAACATCCAATTCCAGGAGCCCCCGCGTGAGGACAATCCGGATGAAGAGGCAGATGCAGAGTGGGACTGA
- the TCF25 gene encoding ribosome quality control complex subunit TCF25 isoform X1: protein MSRRALRRLRGDQRGQEEPGGPLEAEEELLSPEPRSLRLLEERGVNNPFQLITDLDGDPPSDPDTGQVAHSKENAEEELEKDGKVAGTQEILPGKTKKKKKKKKGKKLANADGLPDAGIDDADELGDIDRILDHIENSNGFTYHNQISGVSDTRPLLYVEHRNLSAETELKKYFGSRAVMGDQRQRQRQRPHQRSTWLTSPKNTWPRYSKTGITMSLLETRRGVQYFTFEHQRDYQQVQFKFLDAVESMDPNNIVLLLQMNPYHVDSLLQLSDVCRQQEDQEMARDIIERALYSLECGFHPVFSLTSGTCRLDYCRPENRGFYLALFKHLYFLEKRGCPRTALEFCKLILSLDPENDPLCMLLLIDFLSLRSREYSFLIRMFDEWETHRNLSQLPNFAFSVPLALFHVGQLDDLSEEEKRTSTDRANSLIRQALIMFPGVLLPLLDSCGVQPDADVTNHKYFGEMVKSRQTAALTQLISLYIERSHSLWKEAAVISWLETNVHEVLHLLNSDNPFIQECEQRRKVRYQSAPRNILRHIILSEIKGVSIAMHLEVSTQPVLGFDPLPPVDSIVSYSRPERTSRAPNEGTLSLFFRSLLPNFNLQVGEPNQDGEAAGAGRDLNRGVNQLMAAMRDMLANIQFQEPPREDNPDEEADAEWD from the exons ATGTCTCGCCGGGCCCTCCGGAGGCTGCGCGGGGACCAGAGAGGACAGGAAGAGCCAGGGGGGCccctggaggcagaggaagagctGCTGAGCCCAGAGCCTCGGAGTCTGAGATTACTGGAGGAGAGAGGTGTCAATAACCCCTTCCAGCTG ATTACAGATCTCGATGGGGACCCTCCAAGTGACCCAGATACTGGGCAGGTGGCTCACTCCAAAGAGAATGCGGAAGAAGAATTAGAAAAGGATGGCAAGGTCGCTGGCACACAG GAGATACTACCCGGCAAAAccaagaaaaagaagaagaaaaagaaagggaAGAAGCTTGCCAATGCAGACGGTCTG CCTGACGCAGGGATTGATGACGCGGATGAGCTTGGCGATATAGACCGCATATTGGACCACATAGAAAATTCCAATGGATTCACCTATCACAACCAGATTAGTGGCGTCTCGGACACGCGACCCTTGCTATATGTGGAGCACAG GAACCTGAGTGCAGAGACAGAGCTGAAGAAGTACTTTGGTTCCCGTGCGGTCATGGGAGATCAGAG GCAGCGGCAGAGGCAACGCCCACATCAGCGAAGCACCTGGCTGACCTCACCAAAGAACACGTGGCCAAGATACAGTAAGACAG GCATTACTATGAGCCTCCTGGAGACCCGGCGGGGAGTCCAGTATTTTACATTTGAACACCAGCGAGATTACCAGCAAGTGCAATTCAAATTCCTGGATGCTGTGGAGTCCATGGATCCCAATAACATTGTG CTGCTCCTGCAGATGAACCCATACCATGTGGATTCCCTGCTCCAGCTCAGCGATGTCTGCCGTCAACAGGAAGACCAGGAAATGGCTCGAGATATAATAG AGAGGGCACTGTACAGCCTGGAGTGTGGTTTTCATCCTGTGTTTAGTCTCACCAGTGGGACatgccgattggactactgccgACCAGAGAACAG AGGCTTTTACCTTGCACTTTTCAAGCACCTTTACTTCTTGGAGAAGAGAGGCTGTCCGCGAACGGCCCTTGAGTTCTGTAAACTCATCCTCAG ccttgatccagaaaacGACCCCCTCTGTATGCTGCTGCTTATTGATTTCCTGTCACTGCGAAGCCGCGAGTACAGTTTCCTAATCCGCATGTTTGATGAGTGGGAG ACTCATCGGAACTTATCTCAGCTCCCAAACTTTGCATTTTCTGTCCCCCTGGCCTTGTTCCATGTCGGCCAGCTGGACGACCTTTCTGAGGAAGAAAAGCGAACGTCCACCGATCGAGCAAACTCCCTCATTCGGCAAGCTCTGATAATGTTCCCAggag TTCTCTTGCCGCTTTTAGATTCCTGCGGAGTTCAGCCAGATGCCGATGTCACTAACCATAAGTATTTTGGTGAAATGGTAAAGTCAAG GCAGACGGCTGCCCTGACCCAGCTTATTTCTTTATACATCGAACGAAGTCATAGTCTTTGGAAGGAAGCTGCTGTAATTTCCTGGCTGGAGACAAACGTGCACGAGGTCCTCCATCTTCTGAACAGCGACAACCCCTTCATACAGGAGTGTGAACAAAG GAGGAAGGTGCGGTATCAGAGTGCACCCAGAAACATACTTCGTCATATCATCCTATCTGAGATCAAGGGGGTTAGCATAGCAATGCATCTG GAAGTGTCCACGCAGCCTGTGCTAGGATTTGATCCTCTTCCTCCTGTTGATTCCATTGTGTCCTACTCCAGGCCGGAAAG GACTAGCCGGGCGCCTAATGAAGGAACCTTATCACTTTTCTTCCGATCTCTTTTGCCAAACTTCAATCTGCAGGTT GGGGAACCTAATCAGGACGGAGAAGCAGCAGGAGCTGGCAGGGATTTAAATCGAGGTGTTAATCAGCTTATGGCGGCCATGAGAGACATGCTGGCAAACATCCAATTCCAGGAGCCCCCGCGTGAGGACAATCCGGATGAAGAGGCAGATGCAGAGTGGGACTGA